The proteins below come from a single Mya arenaria isolate MELC-2E11 chromosome 6, ASM2691426v1 genomic window:
- the LOC128236923 gene encoding uncharacterized protein PF3D7_1120600-like, producing MTSASRKVAVTRNKNTSVSPAPKALAANPAYTIPDIHNIRNIGDIYNIHIIVDINKIHNIGDIYNIHNIGDIYNIHNIGDIHNIHNIGDIHKIGDIDKIGDIHNIGDIHNIHNIGDIHTIRNIGGSNNIHNIGDIYNIHNIGDIYNIHNIGDIHNIGEIHNIGDIHNIGGIQNIHNIGDIHNIGDIHNMGVIHNIYNIGDIRNIHNIGDIRNIHNIGDIRNIHNNGDIHNIHNIGDIRMLQMSPML from the exons ATGACTTCTGCTTCACGCAAGGTGGCGGTCACGAGGAACAAGAACACGAGCGTTTCTCCAGCTCCCAAAGCGTTGGCCGCAAACCCAGCTTATACAATTCC TGACATTCACAACATTCGCAACATTGGTGACATTTACAACATTCACATCATTGTTGACATTAACAAAATTCACAACATTGGTGATATTTACAACATTCACAACATTGGTGACATTTACAACATTCACAACATTGGtgacattcacaacattcacaACATTGGTGACATTCACAAGATTGGTGACATTGACAAGATTGGTGACATTCACAACATTGGtgacattcacaacattcacaACATTGGTGACATTCACACCATTCGCAACATTGGTGGCAGTAACAACATTCACAACATTGGTGACATTTACAACATTCACAACATTGGTGACATTTACAACATTCACAACATTGGTGACATTCACAACATTGGTGAAATTCACAATATTGGTGACATTCACAACATTGGTggcattcaaaatattcacaacATTGGTGACATTCATAACATTGGTGACATTCACAACATGGGTGTCATTcacaacatttataacattggtGACATCCGCAACATTCACAACATTGGTGACATCCGAAACATTCACAACATTGGTGACATCCGCAACATTCACAACAATGGtgacattcacaacattcacaACATTGGTGACATCCGAATGTTGCAGATGTCACCAATGTtgtga